One window of Tachysurus vachellii isolate PV-2020 chromosome 21, HZAU_Pvac_v1, whole genome shotgun sequence genomic DNA carries:
- the yrk gene encoding tyrosine-protein kinase Fgr isoform X4, whose protein sequence is MGCACCKQRKASKASTVSYGDTCNAGSGAQVTESPRYFPDPTQNSGAGLIPNFNDFPSTNSSAFPTSSFPSNPSQPRATAITGGGVTLFIALYEYDARTEDDLSFQKGEKFHIINNTEGDWWEARSLDTGKSGYIPSNYVAPVDSIQAEEWYFGKMGRKDAERQLLGQNNPRGTFLIRESETTKGAYSLSIRDCDEAKGDHVKHYKIRKLDNGGYYITTRSQFETVQELVQHYSDRAAGLCCRLMGSCRRGMPKLADLSVKTKDVWEIPRESLQLIKKLGNGQFGEVWMGSHDGLCFYLTKSCPNSIPQTLGLGKDAWEISRDTLQLKRKLGQGCFGDVWMGMWNGTTKVAVKTLKPGTMSPEAFLDEAQIMKRLRHDKLVQLYAVVSEEPIYIITEFMSQGSLLDFLKDGEGKNLKLPQLVDMAAQIAAGMAYIERMNYIHRDLRAANILVGDSLVCKIADFGLARLIEDNEYTARQGAKFPIKWTAPEAALYGKFTIKSDVWSFGILLTELITKGRVPYPGMNNREVLEQVERGYRMPCPQGCPASLHELMLQCWRKDADERHTFEYLQGFLEDYFTATEPQYQPGEDL, encoded by the exons ATGGGCTGTGCTTGCTGTAAGCAGAGGAAGGCCTCCAAAGCGTCCACTGTGTCCTATGGGGACACATGTAACGCAGGGAGTGGGGCCCAGGTGACAGAGAGCCCTCGTTACTTTCCAGACCCCACCCAGAACTCAGGGGCTGGCCTCATCCCAAACTTTAATGATTTTCCCAGCACAAACTCTAGCGCATTCCCAACATCCAGCTTCCCCTCCAACCCTAGCCAGCCACGGGCTACTGccatcacag GAGGAGGGGTGACCTTGTTTATTGCCTTATATGAATATGATGCCCGTACAGAGGATGACCTGAGCTTTCAGAAGGGAGAAAAATTCCACATTATCAATAACAC cgAAGGTGATTGGTGGGAAGCACGCTCTCTGGACACAGGGAAGTCTGGATACATTCCCAGTAACTATGTGGCCCCTGTGGATTCCATACAGGCTGAGGA GTGGTATTTTGGGAAGATGGGCCGTAAGGATGCAGAACGGCAACTCCTGGGCCAGAACAACCCTAGAGGGACGTTCTTaataagagagagtgagactacTAAAG GAGCATACTCTCTGTCTATCAGAGACTGTGATGAGGCAAAGGGCGACCATGTAAAGCATTATAAAATCAGGAAGCTTGATAATGGTGGATATTACATCACAACCAGAAGCCAGTTTGAAACTGTGCAGGAACTGGTGCAACATTATTCAG ATCGTGCAGCAGGGCTTTGTTGCCGATTAATGGGCAGCTGTAGGCGGGGTATGCCTAAACTAGCTGACCTATCAGTGAAGACTAAGGATGTTTGGGAGATACCAAGGGAGTCACTTCAGCTAATTAAGAAACTGGGAAATGGGCAATTTGGTGAAGTGTGGATGG GTAGTCATGATGGTTTATGTTTCTACTTGACCAAATCATGTCCAAATTCCATACCCCAGACCCTCGGTTTGGGCAAAGATGCATGGGAGATATCACGGGACACCCTGCAGCTCAAGAGGAAGTTGGGTCAGGGTTGCTTTGGTGACGTCTGGATGG GTATGTGGAATGGCACTACTAAAGTGGCAGTGAAGACTCTGAAGCCCGGCACCATGTCTCCAGAGGCTTTCCTGGATGAGGCCCAGATCATGAAGAGACTCCGCCATGATAAACTGGTGCAACTCTATGCTGTGGTGTCAGAAGAACCAATCTATATCATCACGGAGTTCATGAGTCAag GAAGCCTATTAGACTTCCTCAAAGATGGAGAAGGCAAAAATCTGAAGCTGCCTCAGCTTGTGGACATGGCTGCACAG ATTGCAGCTGGGATGGCGTACATTGAGAGGATGAACTACATCCACAGAGACCTGAGAGCAGCCAACATCCTGGTGGGAGATAGCTTGGTCTGTAAGATTGCAGACTTTGGGCTGGCCAGACTTATTGAAGACAATGAATACACTGCCAGACAAG GAGCAAAATTTCCGATAAAGTGGACTGCGCCAGAGGCAGCGCTCTATGGCAAATTTACCATCAAGTCAGATGTGTGGTCATTTGGCATCCTACTGACTGAACTCATTACAAAAGGCAGAGTGCCATACCCAG GGATGAATAACAGGGAGGTCCTGGAGCAAGTGGAGCGCGGTTATCGTATGCCATGTCCACAGGGCTGTCCAGCCTCTCTGCACGAGTTAATGCTGCAGTGTTGGAGGAAGGATGCAGATGAGCGCCACACCTTTGAATACCTGCAGGGCTTCCTGGAGGACTACTTCACTGCCACCGAACCACAGTACCAGCCGGGAGAGGACCTGTGA
- the yrk gene encoding tyrosine-protein kinase Fgr isoform X2, which translates to MGCACCKQRKASKASTVSYGDTCNAGSGAQVTESPRYFPDPTQNSGAGLIPNFNDFPSTNSSAFPTSSFPSNPSQPRATAITGGGVTLFIALYEYDARTEDDLSFQKGEKFHIINNTEGDWWEARSLDTGKSGYIPSNYVAPVDSIQAEEWYFGKMGRKDAERQLLGQNNPRGTFLIRESETTKGAYSLSIRDCDEAKGDHVKHYKIRKLDNGGYYITTRSQFETVQELVQHYSGSHDGLCFYLTKSCPNSIPQTLGLGKDAWEISRDTLQLKRKLGQGCFGDVWMGMWNGTTKVAVKTLKPGTMSPEAFLDEAQIMKRLRHDKLVQLYAVVSEEPIYIITEFMSQGSLLDFLKDGEGKNLKLPQLVDMAAQIAAGMAYIERMNYIHRDLRAANILVGDSLVCKIADFGLARLIEDNEYTARQGAKFPIKWTAPEAALYGKFTIKSDVWSFGILLTELITKGRVPYPGMNNREVLEQVERGYRMPCPQGCPASLHELMLQCWRKDADERHTFEYLQGFLEDYFTATEPQYQPGEDL; encoded by the exons ATGGGCTGTGCTTGCTGTAAGCAGAGGAAGGCCTCCAAAGCGTCCACTGTGTCCTATGGGGACACATGTAACGCAGGGAGTGGGGCCCAGGTGACAGAGAGCCCTCGTTACTTTCCAGACCCCACCCAGAACTCAGGGGCTGGCCTCATCCCAAACTTTAATGATTTTCCCAGCACAAACTCTAGCGCATTCCCAACATCCAGCTTCCCCTCCAACCCTAGCCAGCCACGGGCTACTGccatcacag GAGGAGGGGTGACCTTGTTTATTGCCTTATATGAATATGATGCCCGTACAGAGGATGACCTGAGCTTTCAGAAGGGAGAAAAATTCCACATTATCAATAACAC cgAAGGTGATTGGTGGGAAGCACGCTCTCTGGACACAGGGAAGTCTGGATACATTCCCAGTAACTATGTGGCCCCTGTGGATTCCATACAGGCTGAGGA GTGGTATTTTGGGAAGATGGGCCGTAAGGATGCAGAACGGCAACTCCTGGGCCAGAACAACCCTAGAGGGACGTTCTTaataagagagagtgagactacTAAAG GAGCATACTCTCTGTCTATCAGAGACTGTGATGAGGCAAAGGGCGACCATGTAAAGCATTATAAAATCAGGAAGCTTGATAATGGTGGATATTACATCACAACCAGAAGCCAGTTTGAAACTGTGCAGGAACTGGTGCAACATTATTCAG GTAGTCATGATGGTTTATGTTTCTACTTGACCAAATCATGTCCAAATTCCATACCCCAGACCCTCGGTTTGGGCAAAGATGCATGGGAGATATCACGGGACACCCTGCAGCTCAAGAGGAAGTTGGGTCAGGGTTGCTTTGGTGACGTCTGGATGG GTATGTGGAATGGCACTACTAAAGTGGCAGTGAAGACTCTGAAGCCCGGCACCATGTCTCCAGAGGCTTTCCTGGATGAGGCCCAGATCATGAAGAGACTCCGCCATGATAAACTGGTGCAACTCTATGCTGTGGTGTCAGAAGAACCAATCTATATCATCACGGAGTTCATGAGTCAag GAAGCCTATTAGACTTCCTCAAAGATGGAGAAGGCAAAAATCTGAAGCTGCCTCAGCTTGTGGACATGGCTGCACAG ATTGCAGCTGGGATGGCGTACATTGAGAGGATGAACTACATCCACAGAGACCTGAGAGCAGCCAACATCCTGGTGGGAGATAGCTTGGTCTGTAAGATTGCAGACTTTGGGCTGGCCAGACTTATTGAAGACAATGAATACACTGCCAGACAAG GAGCAAAATTTCCGATAAAGTGGACTGCGCCAGAGGCAGCGCTCTATGGCAAATTTACCATCAAGTCAGATGTGTGGTCATTTGGCATCCTACTGACTGAACTCATTACAAAAGGCAGAGTGCCATACCCAG GGATGAATAACAGGGAGGTCCTGGAGCAAGTGGAGCGCGGTTATCGTATGCCATGTCCACAGGGCTGTCCAGCCTCTCTGCACGAGTTAATGCTGCAGTGTTGGAGGAAGGATGCAGATGAGCGCCACACCTTTGAATACCTGCAGGGCTTCCTGGAGGACTACTTCACTGCCACCGAACCACAGTACCAGCCGGGAGAGGACCTGTGA
- the yrk gene encoding tyrosine-protein kinase Fgr isoform X1, whose translation MGCACCKQRKASKASTVSYGDTCNAGSGAQVTESPRYFPDPTQNSGAGLIPNFNDFPSTNSSAFPTSSFPSNPSQPRATAITGGGVTLFIALYEYDARTEDDLSFQKGEKFHIINNTEGDWWEARSLDTGKSGYIPSNYVAPVDSIQAEEWYFGKMGRKDAERQLLGQNNPRGTFLIRESETTKGAYSLSIRDCDEAKGDHVKHYKIRKLDNGGYYITTRSQFETVQELVQHYSDRAAGLCCRLMGSCRRGMPKLADLSVKTKDVWEIPRESLQLIKKLGNGQFGEVWMGMWNGTTKVAVKTLKPGTMSPEAFLDEAQIMKRLRHDKLVQLYAVVSEEPIYIITEFMSQGSLLDFLKDGEGKNLKLPQLVDMAAQIAAGMAYIERMNYIHRDLRAANILVGDSLVCKIADFGLARLIEDNEYTARQGAKFPIKWTAPEAALYGKFTIKSDVWSFGILLTELITKGRVPYPGMNNREVLEQVERGYRMPCPQGCPASLHELMLQCWRKDADERHTFEYLQGFLEDYFTATEPQYQPGEDL comes from the exons ATGGGCTGTGCTTGCTGTAAGCAGAGGAAGGCCTCCAAAGCGTCCACTGTGTCCTATGGGGACACATGTAACGCAGGGAGTGGGGCCCAGGTGACAGAGAGCCCTCGTTACTTTCCAGACCCCACCCAGAACTCAGGGGCTGGCCTCATCCCAAACTTTAATGATTTTCCCAGCACAAACTCTAGCGCATTCCCAACATCCAGCTTCCCCTCCAACCCTAGCCAGCCACGGGCTACTGccatcacag GAGGAGGGGTGACCTTGTTTATTGCCTTATATGAATATGATGCCCGTACAGAGGATGACCTGAGCTTTCAGAAGGGAGAAAAATTCCACATTATCAATAACAC cgAAGGTGATTGGTGGGAAGCACGCTCTCTGGACACAGGGAAGTCTGGATACATTCCCAGTAACTATGTGGCCCCTGTGGATTCCATACAGGCTGAGGA GTGGTATTTTGGGAAGATGGGCCGTAAGGATGCAGAACGGCAACTCCTGGGCCAGAACAACCCTAGAGGGACGTTCTTaataagagagagtgagactacTAAAG GAGCATACTCTCTGTCTATCAGAGACTGTGATGAGGCAAAGGGCGACCATGTAAAGCATTATAAAATCAGGAAGCTTGATAATGGTGGATATTACATCACAACCAGAAGCCAGTTTGAAACTGTGCAGGAACTGGTGCAACATTATTCAG ATCGTGCAGCAGGGCTTTGTTGCCGATTAATGGGCAGCTGTAGGCGGGGTATGCCTAAACTAGCTGACCTATCAGTGAAGACTAAGGATGTTTGGGAGATACCAAGGGAGTCACTTCAGCTAATTAAGAAACTGGGAAATGGGCAATTTGGTGAAGTGTGGATGG GTATGTGGAATGGCACTACTAAAGTGGCAGTGAAGACTCTGAAGCCCGGCACCATGTCTCCAGAGGCTTTCCTGGATGAGGCCCAGATCATGAAGAGACTCCGCCATGATAAACTGGTGCAACTCTATGCTGTGGTGTCAGAAGAACCAATCTATATCATCACGGAGTTCATGAGTCAag GAAGCCTATTAGACTTCCTCAAAGATGGAGAAGGCAAAAATCTGAAGCTGCCTCAGCTTGTGGACATGGCTGCACAG ATTGCAGCTGGGATGGCGTACATTGAGAGGATGAACTACATCCACAGAGACCTGAGAGCAGCCAACATCCTGGTGGGAGATAGCTTGGTCTGTAAGATTGCAGACTTTGGGCTGGCCAGACTTATTGAAGACAATGAATACACTGCCAGACAAG GAGCAAAATTTCCGATAAAGTGGACTGCGCCAGAGGCAGCGCTCTATGGCAAATTTACCATCAAGTCAGATGTGTGGTCATTTGGCATCCTACTGACTGAACTCATTACAAAAGGCAGAGTGCCATACCCAG GGATGAATAACAGGGAGGTCCTGGAGCAAGTGGAGCGCGGTTATCGTATGCCATGTCCACAGGGCTGTCCAGCCTCTCTGCACGAGTTAATGCTGCAGTGTTGGAGGAAGGATGCAGATGAGCGCCACACCTTTGAATACCTGCAGGGCTTCCTGGAGGACTACTTCACTGCCACCGAACCACAGTACCAGCCGGGAGAGGACCTGTGA
- the yrk gene encoding tyrosine-protein kinase Fgr isoform X3: MGCACCKQRKASKASTVSYGDTCNAGSGAQVTESPRYFPDPTQNSGAGLIPNFNDFPSTNSSAFPTSSFPSNPSQPRATAITGGGVTLFIALYEYDARTEDDLSFQKGEKFHIINNTEGDWWEARSLDTGKSGYIPSNYVAPVDSIQAEEWYFGKMGRKDAERQLLGQNNPRGTFLIRESETTKGAYSLSIRDCDEAKGDHVKHYKIRKLDNGGYYITTRSQFETVQELVQHYSGMWNGTTKVAVKTLKPGTMSPEAFLDEAQIMKRLRHDKLVQLYAVVSEEPIYIITEFMSQGSLLDFLKDGEGKNLKLPQLVDMAAQIAAGMAYIERMNYIHRDLRAANILVGDSLVCKIADFGLARLIEDNEYTARQGAKFPIKWTAPEAALYGKFTIKSDVWSFGILLTELITKGRVPYPGMNNREVLEQVERGYRMPCPQGCPASLHELMLQCWRKDADERHTFEYLQGFLEDYFTATEPQYQPGEDL; this comes from the exons ATGGGCTGTGCTTGCTGTAAGCAGAGGAAGGCCTCCAAAGCGTCCACTGTGTCCTATGGGGACACATGTAACGCAGGGAGTGGGGCCCAGGTGACAGAGAGCCCTCGTTACTTTCCAGACCCCACCCAGAACTCAGGGGCTGGCCTCATCCCAAACTTTAATGATTTTCCCAGCACAAACTCTAGCGCATTCCCAACATCCAGCTTCCCCTCCAACCCTAGCCAGCCACGGGCTACTGccatcacag GAGGAGGGGTGACCTTGTTTATTGCCTTATATGAATATGATGCCCGTACAGAGGATGACCTGAGCTTTCAGAAGGGAGAAAAATTCCACATTATCAATAACAC cgAAGGTGATTGGTGGGAAGCACGCTCTCTGGACACAGGGAAGTCTGGATACATTCCCAGTAACTATGTGGCCCCTGTGGATTCCATACAGGCTGAGGA GTGGTATTTTGGGAAGATGGGCCGTAAGGATGCAGAACGGCAACTCCTGGGCCAGAACAACCCTAGAGGGACGTTCTTaataagagagagtgagactacTAAAG GAGCATACTCTCTGTCTATCAGAGACTGTGATGAGGCAAAGGGCGACCATGTAAAGCATTATAAAATCAGGAAGCTTGATAATGGTGGATATTACATCACAACCAGAAGCCAGTTTGAAACTGTGCAGGAACTGGTGCAACATTATTCAG GTATGTGGAATGGCACTACTAAAGTGGCAGTGAAGACTCTGAAGCCCGGCACCATGTCTCCAGAGGCTTTCCTGGATGAGGCCCAGATCATGAAGAGACTCCGCCATGATAAACTGGTGCAACTCTATGCTGTGGTGTCAGAAGAACCAATCTATATCATCACGGAGTTCATGAGTCAag GAAGCCTATTAGACTTCCTCAAAGATGGAGAAGGCAAAAATCTGAAGCTGCCTCAGCTTGTGGACATGGCTGCACAG ATTGCAGCTGGGATGGCGTACATTGAGAGGATGAACTACATCCACAGAGACCTGAGAGCAGCCAACATCCTGGTGGGAGATAGCTTGGTCTGTAAGATTGCAGACTTTGGGCTGGCCAGACTTATTGAAGACAATGAATACACTGCCAGACAAG GAGCAAAATTTCCGATAAAGTGGACTGCGCCAGAGGCAGCGCTCTATGGCAAATTTACCATCAAGTCAGATGTGTGGTCATTTGGCATCCTACTGACTGAACTCATTACAAAAGGCAGAGTGCCATACCCAG GGATGAATAACAGGGAGGTCCTGGAGCAAGTGGAGCGCGGTTATCGTATGCCATGTCCACAGGGCTGTCCAGCCTCTCTGCACGAGTTAATGCTGCAGTGTTGGAGGAAGGATGCAGATGAGCGCCACACCTTTGAATACCTGCAGGGCTTCCTGGAGGACTACTTCACTGCCACCGAACCACAGTACCAGCCGGGAGAGGACCTGTGA
- the sesn2 gene encoding sestrin-2 isoform X1, whose translation MKEEGALEVLQPLSSGPSAFIPAEVILKEAAGQEALTDSLSSDSHANHVTSVMGMHPAYLNCFLRTQNALLQPDGPLPLSWRHYIIILAAARHQCSYLVQLHRSAFLLAGGDESWLRGIHCAPPKVQRLQTLNKLLAHRPWLITQAHIQELVCPGAEPRWSLAELIQAVVLICHAHSLASFIWGCGIHPEPDCTAEQTSPKPSPASNKSSLSSQDGCTHQQEWTQALNEVQLLMEKMMMVQQQEEEFTQEEMVTRFERERTESLLELAEVGRTVLPDSVSRFVWDPDFIYQDFSPRGEQAPPTMRAQDYSWEDHGFSLMNRLYGEMAQLLEEKFQVVCTLTYHTMAMHTDVDTSTLRKAVWNYIHCIFGIRYDDYDYGEVNQLLERNMKVYIKTVACHPEKTTFRMYNNFWRQFRQSEKVHVNLLLMEARLQAALLYALRAITRYMT comes from the exons ATGAAG GAGGAGGGTGCGTTAGAGGTCCTTCAGCCATTGTCCTCTGGGCCCAGTGCCTTCATTCCAGCTGAAGTG ATTCTGAAAGAGGCAGCAGGGCAGGAGGCGCTGACAGACTCTCTGTCATCAGACAGTCATGCCAATCACGTCACTTCAGTAATGGGGATGCATCCTGCCTACCTCAACTGCTTCTTGCGCACTCAGAATGCTTTGCTGCAGCCAGATGGGCCATTGCCACTATCATGGAGACACTATATTATCATATTG GCAGCTGCTCGCCATCAGTGTTCCTACCTGGTGCAGCTGCATAGGTCTGCATTTTTACTAGCCGGTGGTGATGAGTCGTGGCTCAGAGGTATTCACTGTGCTCCGCCTAAAGTCCAGCGCCTCCAGACGCTCAACAAACTTCTAGCACATCGGCCGTGGCTcatcacacaggcacacatacag GAGCTTGTGTGTCCAGGTGCAGAGCCTCGCTGGTCATTAGCCGAGCTGATTCAAGCTGTGGTCCTCATATGCCATGCCCACTCTCTGGCCTCCTTTATATGGGGCTGTGGCATTCACCCAGAGCCAGACTGTACAGCTGAACAGACGTCCCCTAAACCCTCCCCTGCCTCAAACAAGTCCAGTCTCAGCTCCCAAGATGGCTGCACACATCAGCAGGag TGGACTCAGGCACTGAATGAAGTGCAGCTGTTGATggagaagatgatgatggttCAGCAGCAAGAAGAGGAGTTCACTCAGGAGGAGATGGTTACTCgctttgagagagagaggaccgAAAGTTTACTGGAACTAGCTGAAG TCGGCCGCACTGTCCTCCCGGATTCTGTCTCACGATTTGTCTGGGATCCAGATTTCATTTATCAGGACTTCAGTCCAAGAGGAGAGCAGGCACCACCCACCATGAGAGCTcag GACTACTCATGGGAGGATCATGGCTTCTCTCTCATGAACAGGCTGTATGGAGAGATGGCTCAGTTGCTGGAAGAGAAATTCCAGGTAGTGTGCACGCTGACATATCACACCATGGCCATGCACACAGATGTAGACACATCCACCCTCCGGAAAGCTGTCTGGAACTATATACACTGCATCTTTGGCATCAG GTATGATGATTATGATTACGGTGAGGTCAACCAGCTATTGGAACGTAATATGAAGGTGTATATCAAGACTGTTGCCTGTCATCCGGAGAAGACGACATTTAGAATGTACAACAATTTCTGGAGACAGTTCCGCCAGTCAGAAAAG gttcACGTGAACCTTCTGCTGATGGAGGCAAGACTGCAGGCCGCTTTGCTTTATGCACTCAGAGCCATCACCCGCTACATGACCTAG
- the sesn2 gene encoding sestrin-2 isoform X2: MGMHPAYLNCFLRTQNALLQPDGPLPLSWRHYIIILAAARHQCSYLVQLHRSAFLLAGGDESWLRGIHCAPPKVQRLQTLNKLLAHRPWLITQAHIQELVCPGAEPRWSLAELIQAVVLICHAHSLASFIWGCGIHPEPDCTAEQTSPKPSPASNKSSLSSQDGCTHQQEWTQALNEVQLLMEKMMMVQQQEEEFTQEEMVTRFERERTESLLELAEVGRTVLPDSVSRFVWDPDFIYQDFSPRGEQAPPTMRAQDYSWEDHGFSLMNRLYGEMAQLLEEKFQVVCTLTYHTMAMHTDVDTSTLRKAVWNYIHCIFGIRYDDYDYGEVNQLLERNMKVYIKTVACHPEKTTFRMYNNFWRQFRQSEKVHVNLLLMEARLQAALLYALRAITRYMT, translated from the exons ATGGGGATGCATCCTGCCTACCTCAACTGCTTCTTGCGCACTCAGAATGCTTTGCTGCAGCCAGATGGGCCATTGCCACTATCATGGAGACACTATATTATCATATTG GCAGCTGCTCGCCATCAGTGTTCCTACCTGGTGCAGCTGCATAGGTCTGCATTTTTACTAGCCGGTGGTGATGAGTCGTGGCTCAGAGGTATTCACTGTGCTCCGCCTAAAGTCCAGCGCCTCCAGACGCTCAACAAACTTCTAGCACATCGGCCGTGGCTcatcacacaggcacacatacag GAGCTTGTGTGTCCAGGTGCAGAGCCTCGCTGGTCATTAGCCGAGCTGATTCAAGCTGTGGTCCTCATATGCCATGCCCACTCTCTGGCCTCCTTTATATGGGGCTGTGGCATTCACCCAGAGCCAGACTGTACAGCTGAACAGACGTCCCCTAAACCCTCCCCTGCCTCAAACAAGTCCAGTCTCAGCTCCCAAGATGGCTGCACACATCAGCAGGag TGGACTCAGGCACTGAATGAAGTGCAGCTGTTGATggagaagatgatgatggttCAGCAGCAAGAAGAGGAGTTCACTCAGGAGGAGATGGTTACTCgctttgagagagagaggaccgAAAGTTTACTGGAACTAGCTGAAG TCGGCCGCACTGTCCTCCCGGATTCTGTCTCACGATTTGTCTGGGATCCAGATTTCATTTATCAGGACTTCAGTCCAAGAGGAGAGCAGGCACCACCCACCATGAGAGCTcag GACTACTCATGGGAGGATCATGGCTTCTCTCTCATGAACAGGCTGTATGGAGAGATGGCTCAGTTGCTGGAAGAGAAATTCCAGGTAGTGTGCACGCTGACATATCACACCATGGCCATGCACACAGATGTAGACACATCCACCCTCCGGAAAGCTGTCTGGAACTATATACACTGCATCTTTGGCATCAG GTATGATGATTATGATTACGGTGAGGTCAACCAGCTATTGGAACGTAATATGAAGGTGTATATCAAGACTGTTGCCTGTCATCCGGAGAAGACGACATTTAGAATGTACAACAATTTCTGGAGACAGTTCCGCCAGTCAGAAAAG gttcACGTGAACCTTCTGCTGATGGAGGCAAGACTGCAGGCCGCTTTGCTTTATGCACTCAGAGCCATCACCCGCTACATGACCTAG
- the matn1 gene encoding cartilage matrix protein → MAFLGFVMLLCILGAQATMDLQNAAAMAAGLCKAKPTDLVFIIDSSRSVRPAEFEQVKVFLNKIIEGLDVGPDATRVGVVNYASKVKNEVSLKSYKTKPALIKAVSKIEPLSSGTMTGLAIHFALNVAFSATEGARVKSSDISKVAIIVTDGRPQDNVQDIAAKARESGIEIYAIGVGRVDTNTLKQIASEPLDEHTDYVESYGLIEKLTQKFKEAFCVSDLCATGDHDCEHICVSIPGSFKCACREGYTLKEDGRSCSDCIDAATDVVFLIDGSKSVRPENFELVKKWINLIVDKLDVTERNTHVGLVQYSSTVKTEFPLGKYNNKKDIKEAVRKMPYMERGTMTGLALTYVVEKGFSVEQGARPLAAKVAIVFTDGRSQDFIGDAAQKTKDKGIRVLAVGVGSAVEEELKEIASAPANYFYSADFKAINEIGKKLQITTCPDEDPCECQSLMKFQKKVDDALQALSKKLEAITKRIAALEKKIV, encoded by the exons G CTGCAGGACTTTGTAAGGCCAAGCCTACTGACCTGGTGTTCATCATCGACAGCTCTCGGAGTGTGCGGCCAGCTGAGTTCGAACAGGTCAAGGTGTTCCTCAACAAGATAATAGAGGGTCTGGATGTGGGGCCTGATGCCACACGTGTGGGTGTTGTGAACTATGCCAGCAAAGTAAAGAATGAGGTGTCTCTGAAGTCCTACAAGACAAAGCCTGCACTGATCAAGGCTGTATCAAAGATCGAGCCACTCTCCTCTGGCACCATGACTGGCTTGGCCATCCACTTTGCATTGAATGTAGCCTTCAGTGCGACAGAGGGTGCACGTGTCAAATCCTCTGATATCAGCAAG GTAGCAATCATTGTGACAGACGGGCGGCCACAGGACAATGTGCAAGACATTGCTGCAAAGGCACGGGAGTCAGGCATTGAGATATATGCCATTGGTGTGGGCCGAGTGGACACGAACACACTGAAGCAGATAGCCAGTGAGCCTCTGGATGAGCACACAGATTATGTGGAGAGCTATGGCTTAATCGAAAAGCTCACCCAGAAGTTTAAGGAAGCCTTTTGTG TGTCTGACTTGTGCGCAACAGGTGATCATGACTGTGAGCACATTTGTGTCAGCATACCTGGATCGTTCAAGTGTGCCTGCCGGGAGGGCTACACACTCAAGGAAGATGGCCGTTCCTGCAGTG ATTGCATTGATGCTGCCACAGATGTGGTCTTCCTGATCGATGGATCAAAAAGTGTAAGGCCAGAGAACTTTGAGCTGGTGAAGAAGTGGATCAACCTGATTGTTGACAAGCTGGATGTGACAGAAAGAAATACCCATGTCGGTCTTGTGCAGTACTCTAGCACTGTCAAGACGGAGTTTCCTCTAGGAAAGTATAACAACAAGAAAGACATCAAAGAGGCTGTGAGGAAGATGCCCTACATGGAGCGAGGAACCATGACTGGCCTGGCTCTCACTTATGTGGTGGAAAAAGGTTTCAGCGTTGAACAGGGTGCCAGGCCTTTAGCTGCCAAAGTGGCCATTGTCTTCACTGATGGCAGGTCACAAGACTTCATTGGAGATGCGGCACAGAAGACTAAGGACAAGG GCATCAGGGTCCTTGCTGTAGGAGTCGGAAGTGCAGTTGAGGAGGAGTTGAAGGAAATCGCCTCTGCTCCTGCAAATTATTTCTATTCTGCTGACTTTAAAGCCATAAATGAGATtggaaaaaaattgcaaattaCCACTTGTCCAG ATGAGGATCCCTGTGAATGTCAGTCTCTTATGAAGTTCCAGAAAAAAGTGGACGATGCTCTCCAGGCATTATCAAAGAAAT TAGAGGCAATAACAAAGAGGATTGCTGCTCTGgagaaaaaaattgtgtga